A window of Glycine soja cultivar W05 chromosome 2, ASM419377v2, whole genome shotgun sequence genomic DNA:
GTGTAACTAACtaacttaaaagaaaatatgtgaATATGTATATCATTGTGGAACTCTCTTCCAGAGCACAACAATCTTTACATTGTCTACTGGTGTTAGCGTAAGAGTATACCCATATAACTTTAGAACAAACATCATTGAAAAATTAAACCATAATacttagtcttttttttattcttcagtATGTAAATGAGTCACTAACAAATTATCTATTTAAACCAAATAAAAGATAATGCTGCCTTATATATACTAtctcattatttaaaaatgatttctatttcagtgcaagagaaaaaagatatcATATTTTATAAGTGCAATATTACTGGCTACAATGAGAAGGGACTTCATCGTGTGCTTTATTTcccaaatttgaaaatgacctGGACATCATAATTACCTGCCCATATTCAAACAAGGATAATGCTTTTTCACTAACTTCTACATAATCAGCTCGAGTCATCAGTCCCCTGTCTATAATCTGCAATGGAAATGCATTACAAAAGTAAGaatgtgaaataaaaaattattatgaaatgaTAATCAATTTGTTGGAAGTTCACCATCACACCTTAGTAACTCCAAGAACAAGGGATAGTACAAAAATATTCTATTAATAATCATGGGAACATCTTAGGCTTATATAGTTATATTCATGCTTCCTTTTACCAACTTACCAGGTTAGTCCACCACTCCAGACTCCACCTTTAACAAGTAAATCTATGATCATAATATTGCTTATCATTTCTATTAAGCAGAATGAGCTTCACTGATCTTGGATGACATTTTCACAGaatgacaaaaaatttaaaaactgcaATATAAAGCATATTGAGAAGAGAACAGCATtgacaatttataatacaagcaTCCCTTTTTTTATAAGGAGGTCTGGGAACTAATTGATAGTGCAAGACAATATTATAAGAGAATCAGTAACCTATCCTATATATTTATCCCTCAATTCCAAGTTAGGATAAATTAACTAGCTATGTTGCATGCATGAATACAAGTATGGTACCAGGTATGAGATAttggatttttcaaaaatctaaGGTAAGAGTATGTTAatataaacttcaaaaaaatatacatatataaaaaaataaaatgttatataaatgataaaaaaaaacacacaaataaGCATAATTTATATTACTGTAGCCGTAccctagattttttttaaatcccaTACCCTTACTCAGTATTTTACATGTATCCATGGAACATAGCCTGTGAAACTCATCCTTTGTTGTAACTTCAGCCATAGAGAAAAAGCTGGTTGCAAATGATAAAACTAGGCATCGTACATCATACCTCATCTGGAGTGATAGGAACATCATGATCTGCAGCCTTGGTTGTTGGAGTGAGTATATTTTTAGGCAACTTCTGATTTTTTACCATTCCTGTCATGTGCTAATATCCTATTAGATAAGgagacaaatatattttaagaacgAGACACAATTGAGAAATCTCACCATCTGGAATGACATTTCCACAATAGTTCCGAACGCCTTTATTGTAGACTGTCCATAGAGATGTATCAGTACTTCCAGTGACAAACCCTCTAGCTACAAGCCAAAAACATAAGGGTCAACAGATGGTAATCCAATTTTCCAATATGTGGATCTTCAGccaaaacacaaaataaactaaataattatgaACAGAGACtgcaatttttttatgtcaatTACTTATGGATGCTCttccaaaataattaaacaaaatgccAGCCAAGGACATATCCACAATGTTATCCTATTCTTTTCCCTAGTTACCTTTTTGAGCATAAGAACTCCTatcacttgtttcttataaaaaggacCGGAGTATCTCATAGCAGTAAAAGAATGAATATGTTTAAGTGGCTCCAGTTTAATATGCCAATCAATCAACAATCATTATAGCTATCAATCAAAGCATTCAGTAATAATTAACCAGAAAAgcacaaaaatatttgttattttcacttctcaaaaaACAGTATTTGCATTTCCAATTAGAAATTTGATCATGTGAGGATTCAGTATTTAAGTTCAGAGTTCAGACACATCATATGATCGGTCAGGTCCCCACTAACTCCAATAGATGACAtgatattacaaaataaaatggaaatggAAAAACTGTAATTACACAATACACTCATTCAAGTTATAtagtgagagaaaataaaagtgtCAATCACAGAAAATGAATCAGCATTAATCAAGTAAGTCATTGAATTAGTAAACTTACTCACCAACAAACTCAACTGGGAAAACTGAACATTTCCTAGCTATTGTAACATTGTTATCTGGAGCCAATACAACCGCATTAGAGACGATATGCTTAGTTCTTTCAAACCACCACAAACTCGTCTGATTGAGAACCTGCAATTTGGAGGCAAAATATCAGATTATCGAATGCCAACAGTTAGTGAGGGTGTGTTCCTCTATAACCATCATCAATCTAAGGCTATGTTCGACATGCCATTTCAGCTAGTTTCTagctttttttattagttaaaaagtttgtttgactatttggtaaataatttttttttaatagcttCTAGCATTTTTTGAAACgctaactatatatattttcttcctttttatctTTAGTATATTCATCAAATATCCTAATTaacctttttaaataaatcacgattttatttcttgttttttgggTCATTTTACACTTTTGAGATGCTTTAACATTAGTTTTACTAAAAACTTGtaatttaaataagttaaattttcagttaattttgttaaacataACCTAACTAAACAATTGAATCGAATCACAAACCTGGCCTTTGAAAGGAATGGAAGCAAGAATCCGATCAAACGCACTCTGCCGATCAGTGGTCACCAAAACGAGGTAATCCCCAGCGTCGTATATATCTCGAACCTGCCAACGCATAACAAACAACTTCTCAATCAAAATGACACATTATACCAATAAATAAACGAACAAATAAATAATCGTTTCACACTTTGCCGCGGGTTTTGGACTCGAGGCCGGGAACGGTGGCGTGGAGGCTCGTTTCTGAGAGGCAGTTGGAGAGTGCGGCGGTTCTTCTGATGGCCTCAACGAAGTCGCTTCGGCGCGGAGTGTTGACAAGGGCGTCTCCGAGAGACGCTTGTTGACCCTCTCTTGGCATCACCGAAGCGCGGATTCCTCGAAAAGCGCGCGGTGGTTTGAACGCGAGTACGGTTTGAAAGCCACGCGCCGCCGGGGAAGTGCGGTTGTTGGTGGTGGATAGGAGAATATCGGCGCGGAAGGTTTTGGGAGGGTTTAACGCAACCGTGAAGTCGCCCATTGTTTACTGAGTGAGACCGAAACTGCTTCTCTTTACTCTCACTGCGTTctgtgtgttgtgttgtgttcgCTATCGTTACGCTGCGTTTTGCCAAGGGGTAAAAATTTAGAACAACTTGACttgtataatataattaatataataaaatgaaattgtctGATAagaaataatacaataaatagtaaaattcgTTTAACAAAGTGTGAATTGTGTAAAaagtgataaattaattatgttattaatttataatattattaatttgaccCAAAGTTATATTCATTAAggattaatttgatattaagttgtaaaatttataaattaatttatcattaaattatccttaaaattaggattaatttaatatattttttacatatttaaaaatataaatttaatttttcatatactTTCAACACTATTTacctaaaataatataatgaaattGTGAGATGTGAAGGAATCTACAAGACTGCAATCCAATCAACATATAGCTAAAAGACATCTTTTTTAATATGTGAAGCGATAGggattcatttttaatatttttattatattgtctATTATTAATTGAGATTGgttgaaagttataaaattgtgtgagtatataactttttttatataaaatgagtataatatatccttatttaattaattttactatatttttataattctctctgtatataaattaaaaaaatgatgtctttgtgagatatttttcgATAGGgagtttctaaaaaataataatgagagatttttttataaattttttagtattttatttctcaatctatcttttattatttttaaattgaattttaatatatttttaaaattattaataattataaataatattgtattataatatatatattatttatcataaatttaaaatataatttatatgttcaaaaatatttatttattttaaattttaggttatataaaataaataattatattttttattacatagacttaaatattattttaaataaattttaaggaaTGCCAACACGAGtatgtgaaaaaaaatgtattgtcaatatttttaatgtatatattcTATGATCAGTGCATTCTTAACGTCTATTTTGGGATATTGGAGCAATacatgtttgtttgtttattttttaataattaaaattaataatgaatgaatacttttaatatataatttatattttggatttatgataaatatgatattattttgaacataatgattttttaaaaatgaaatttaattttaaaaaaaaaagatgaaaaggaCAAAAGCTTATGCTAGTCATAATGTAATCTTAGATGTGGTTGTAGTCAACAAGTCTTTTTGCTATTTCTTCCCCTACAGGTCTTGAAAATTCACCAGTTGTCAACCTCATTAATCAAGACAGTCAAGAATGGAATAAACAATTGATCAGAAAATCCCTTTGTTGTTCTTGGACCATGATGACTCCTATGGAGACATGACAATGATGGATCAAATAGTGTCAAATCCGTTTATCACAATATCATGAATGATATATATATCCTCGACACCGAGCATCTCAAGATAGATGGGAATTGGCTTGATATTTGGAAGTTACAAGTTTCACCAGAGATCAAGCATTTTGTTTGGAGAGTTCTTAGATGTTGTTTGCCCACACGTGAAAGATTGCAACAAAAAGGTATCCATTGTCCTCCTGGTTGTGTTTTTTGTCCCAATGAAATTGAATCCTCTTGGcatattttcatttcttgtCTCAAAGCCAAGCAAGTATGGGTGTGGTATCGTTTCTATCTTCTAAGAGTAGGGTGTGTATGAGTGTGGACTAGCAGGGTATAAATTCttattggaccttaaaaatgaaaatacactCGTAATGTAATCCTAGATATGGGTGTGGTATCATTTCTTCCTTCTCATTCACCTCCTAGCTTTCTTCTTTCTCGTTCTTTCCTCTTCTAAAAGTAAGGTGTGTATGAGTGTGGAGTAGAAGGTTATAAATTCttattggaccttaaaaattgtttctctcaaaattaGATATAAATACGATCCGTTATATCTACATCATACAAACCATGccacttgtttgttttttttgtgtaCAATTGCAAAAGGCACttgttaaacaactaaaaaaatatattttatttatttagtaaattacACTTGTatctcttatgtttttttttcaaattatattcaatatctctcctttttttcaccctacaaatttttttttaattgtttagttCACATTACACTCATATGACATTCCTCATGAACATCGTTCAATAATTTAATAGAAGATAGACATATGTTGATCACATaacatttaatgaaa
This region includes:
- the LOC114395171 gene encoding phosphoribosylaminoimidazole-succinocarboxamide synthase, chloroplastic-like isoform X2: MGDFTVALNPPKTFRADILLSTTNNRTSPAARGFQTVLAFKPPRAFRGIRASVMPREGQQASLGDALVNTPRRSDFVEAIRRTAALSNCLSETSLHATVPGLESKTRGKVRDIYDAGDYLVLVTTDRQSAFDRILASIPFKGQVLNQTSLWWFERTKHIVSNAVVLAPDNNVTIARKCSVFPVEFVARGFVTGSTDTSLWTVYNKGVRNYCGNVIPDGMVKNQKLPKNILTPTTKAADHDVPITPDEIIDRGLMTRADYVEVSEKALSLFEYGQVHTPDSSRYWIANSYLERFQNGLEPENIDKEFLRLWFISHCNPYEDEVLPDAPEDLVCELAWRYIFLYETITKSKFEVPSTEEPIHDRITRNVASALSSLK
- the LOC114395171 gene encoding phosphoribosylaminoimidazole-succinocarboxamide synthase, chloroplastic-like isoform X1, encoding MGDFTVALNPPKTFRADILLSTTNNRTSPAARGFQTVLAFKPPRAFRGIRASVMPREGQQASLGDALVNTPRRSDFVEAIRRTAALSNCLSETSLHATVPGLESKTRGKVRDIYDAGDYLVLVTTDRQSAFDRILASIPFKGQVLNQTSLWWFERTKHIVSNAVVLAPDNNVTIARKCSVFPVEFVARGFVTGSTDTSLWTVYNKGVRNYCGNVIPDGMVKNQKLPKNILTPTTKAADHDVPITPDEIIDRGLMTRADYVEVSEKALSLFEYGQQVALEHGLILVDTKYEFGKANDGSIMLIDEVHTPDSSRYWIANSYLERFQNGLEPENIDKEFLRLWFISHCNPYEDEVLPDAPEDLVCELAWRYIFLYETITKSKFEVPSTEEPIHDRITRNVASALSSLK